A single genomic interval of Alistipes sp. ZOR0009 harbors:
- a CDS encoding class I SAM-dependent methyltransferase: protein MSNENKSIHEFDFSLICEYFSSIERQGPGSPEVTVKALSFIDGLTPQSRIADVGCGTGGQTIVLAQNAPGSIVGIDLFPLFVDGLNANARRMGLDSRVTGAVGNMDSLPFGDGELDLIWSEGAIYNIGFERGLNEWRRFLKVGGYIAVTEASWFTNERPDEINQFWLDAYPEIDTISNKLAQMERAGYTPVACFTLPESCWIEHFYVPQAAMQPDFLRRHQGNKTAEDLVANERREAELYHKYKEFYGYVFYIGKVNFLG, encoded by the coding sequence ATGAGTAACGAAAATAAATCAATTCACGAGTTCGATTTCAGCCTAATCTGCGAATACTTTTCGAGTATAGAGCGTCAAGGGCCCGGCAGTCCGGAGGTTACCGTTAAGGCATTAAGCTTTATAGATGGCTTAACGCCCCAATCGCGCATTGCGGATGTTGGTTGTGGTACAGGTGGTCAAACCATTGTACTTGCGCAGAATGCCCCGGGTAGCATAGTCGGGATCGATCTTTTTCCCCTATTTGTAGATGGGCTCAACGCTAACGCCCGTAGGATGGGGCTAGATAGTCGGGTAACCGGTGCTGTTGGCAACATGGATAGCCTTCCTTTTGGCGATGGCGAGCTCGACTTAATATGGTCGGAAGGAGCAATCTACAACATTGGCTTTGAGCGCGGATTGAACGAGTGGCGACGTTTTCTTAAGGTAGGTGGCTACATTGCCGTTACGGAGGCATCGTGGTTTACTAACGAGCGTCCCGATGAGATTAACCAGTTTTGGCTCGATGCCTACCCTGAGATAGATACCATTTCGAATAAGCTTGCTCAGATGGAGCGTGCTGGCTATACGCCAGTAGCCTGCTTTACGCTGCCCGAAAGCTGCTGGATAGAGCATTTTTATGTTCCTCAGGCAGCAATGCAGCCCGACTTTTTGCGTAGACACCAAGGGAATAAGACCGCAGAGGATCTTGTTGCCAACGAACGCCGCGAGGCCGAGCTCTACCATAAGTATAAGGAGTTTTATGGCTACGTATTTTATATTGGTAAGGTAAACTTTTTGGGTTAG
- a CDS encoding RagB/SusD family nutrient uptake outer membrane protein, producing MNKLKYLIVLATILVGFSSCTDSFDDYNRNSYGVTDELKKADWIYLKAYFPQMEQSIYYNNSGGNWEWQVAQNLNSDLFGGYLTPPTAYNNDKNNINYFMMEGWNKWAFNLYNNNIMKPWLNVKKLTYDEKKFLDVYGVALILKVAGMHRCTDLYGPIPYSKYGAGTVTSEYDSQEAIYNQFFAELDEAIGYLDAHLNGPESAVNRLGAADYIYKGNYKKWIQWANSLRLRLAIRISKVNPAKAKLEGEKAMANPYGIIERNSQNVTVPTGNMGHPLSIIAYDYNDTRMSADMESILTGLKDPRIERYFTKATDSDPNIKGQYRGIRQGIYMTSKDLRVKYSNLGEIYKLDDRYVTPVILMTASEVYFLRAEGALRGWSNMGGTPSQLYQAGVETSMGQWDVSGTSAYLNDGSSTPANYVDYKNSKYNAPAASHVTVKWDESASNEVKLEKIITQKWIAMFPEGAEAWSEFRRTGYPKLFPIVENNSNGEISSTVMIRRLRFPEDEYNYNKTEVLKAIQLLKGAKDSPGVQLWWDTNTGVSNF from the coding sequence ATGAATAAATTGAAATATTTAATAGTACTTGCTACTATCTTAGTCGGTTTTAGTAGCTGTACGGATAGTTTTGATGATTATAACCGTAATTCTTATGGGGTTACAGACGAATTGAAGAAAGCCGATTGGATCTATCTGAAGGCGTATTTTCCTCAGATGGAGCAGTCTATCTACTATAATAATAGTGGCGGTAACTGGGAATGGCAAGTTGCCCAAAACTTGAATAGCGATCTTTTCGGAGGTTACCTAACTCCTCCAACGGCATATAATAATGATAAGAATAACATTAACTACTTTATGATGGAGGGTTGGAATAAATGGGCATTCAACCTATATAATAATAACATCATGAAGCCATGGTTAAATGTGAAGAAGCTGACTTATGACGAAAAGAAATTCTTGGATGTATATGGAGTTGCTTTGATTCTAAAAGTTGCCGGAATGCATCGTTGTACAGATCTTTATGGTCCGATTCCTTATTCTAAATATGGCGCAGGGACTGTTACTTCTGAATATGATTCTCAGGAGGCTATTTATAACCAGTTCTTTGCAGAATTAGATGAGGCTATAGGATATCTAGATGCGCATTTAAATGGGCCAGAGAGTGCTGTTAATAGATTAGGTGCGGCTGATTACATCTATAAGGGAAACTATAAAAAGTGGATTCAATGGGCAAACTCATTGCGACTACGTCTTGCAATTCGTATATCAAAGGTAAATCCAGCAAAGGCTAAGCTGGAAGGCGAAAAGGCTATGGCTAATCCTTATGGTATAATTGAAAGAAACAGCCAAAATGTTACTGTTCCTACAGGAAACATGGGACACCCTCTTTCAATTATTGCCTATGATTATAATGATACTCGAATGAGTGCAGATATGGAGTCTATTCTTACAGGTTTAAAAGATCCTCGTATTGAAAGATATTTTACTAAAGCTACAGATTCAGATCCAAATATTAAAGGACAGTATCGTGGAATACGTCAGGGAATCTACATGACCAGTAAAGATCTTCGTGTTAAATACTCGAATCTTGGTGAAATATACAAATTGGATGATAGATATGTAACGCCTGTTATTCTAATGACTGCCTCTGAGGTGTATTTCTTAAGAGCAGAAGGTGCGCTAAGAGGTTGGAGTAACATGGGAGGAACCCCATCTCAACTTTACCAAGCAGGTGTTGAGACATCTATGGGACAATGGGATGTATCTGGAACATCAGCATATCTTAATGATGGGTCTAGTACTCCTGCAAACTACGTAGATTACAAGAACTCGAAGTACAATGCTCCTGCTGCATCACATGTAACTGTAAAATGGGACGAAAGCGCGTCTAACGAGGTGAAGTTGGAAAAGATTATTACCCAAAAGTGGATTGCAATGTTCCCTGAAGGTGCAGAAGCGTGGTCTGAGTTCCGTAGAACTGGATATCCAAAATTATTCCCCATTGTTGAAAACAACAGTAATGGAGAAATTAGCTCTACGGTTATGATTCGTCGACTTCGTTTCCCTGAAGATGAGTATAACTACAATAAGACAGAAGTGCTAAAAGCAATTCAACTTTTGAAAGGGGCTAAAGATTCTCCTGGAGTACAACTTTGGTGGGATACTAATACAGGGGTGTCTAACTTCTAA
- a CDS encoding SusC/RagA family TonB-linked outer membrane protein yields MKKKTSLILIVLLAFLSSAMGQIKVSGTVKDTDGNLIPGVSVIQKGTTSGATTDLDGKFALKVNNENAVLQFSFVGMKTLEVALNGKTYLEVKLESKNVGIDEVVVTAMGIKRSEKSLAYATQKLSGKELTAVPSSNFLGNLAGKTSGMQVSSSGSGVGSSVKIVLRGNRSIQGNNQPLYIVDGTPISSGNFSQTGAEGGYGGGVDAGGGLAGINPDDIESINVLKGATAAALYGSQASNGVIVITTKRGSSEKTVVNFTSTIQTDIPYMTYKFQDRYTMGVDGVKKASSDAWGTKRAGEDLSNSFVSDFFNTGVMYQNGISISGGNKTSQNFISYQNTSASGIVPDNEFTKHNFSLRNSSTFFNKFVEVDGSIALTKQDIENAPAAPGQYFNPLVGLFLFPNGASDFNTYKNTYEVPDPSRNGLMKQNWVNESDINKNPYWLVNRHLYSVGVDKVITKANVKFNFTDWLNLQVRGSYDKTNILSERKVYSGITTVAGRGGRYNHETNSNTQAYGDMLLSLNKEINKFSVNATLGSSVNDTKLYVVNNDLGDLAIPNLFDLRNFVGKGNVNNKKEHKTLQSVFGTFSLGYADIAFLDVTARNDWSSTLPAKNRSYFYPSVGTSLIFSQLMKNMNLNPEWLDFGKVRFSWTQVGNDMPWGLTEPADKINSGGIIEANTIKPFTDLKPERSSSFEGGLTLRVLNNRLSFDVSAYQTNTKNQYFLVDNTSGSGFSKYYINAGEVRNRGMEFTLGFTPIKAKDFTWNGYLNLSFNKNKILSLPSQYKDNGFDLSGAGFKFRLYEGEEWGLMYAKRLKRDDQGRIILTKVIENGVEKGLQLSQSNSEEKIGNVNPKYMLGFKNEFTYKNLSLGLLVDGRVGGNVVSLTQNFLDGAGRSAVTADARDNGGVHINGVLTTVVKEAGKPDATTTTNFDGKVDAQLYYKSAPIGETNVYKATNFRLRELSLSYALPQTVVSKLKVVSGVRLSLVGRNLFFIYKDAPFDPDNILTTSGNGGSNADNFGLPTTRSFGFSLNVNF; encoded by the coding sequence ATGAAGAAAAAAACTAGTCTTATTTTGATTGTACTGCTTGCTTTTTTGTCCAGCGCTATGGGACAAATAAAGGTGAGTGGAACAGTAAAAGATACCGATGGGAATCTGATCCCTGGCGTATCTGTAATTCAGAAGGGAACCACTTCGGGAGCAACAACTGATCTTGATGGGAAATTTGCATTGAAAGTGAACAACGAAAATGCGGTTTTACAGTTTTCTTTTGTTGGAATGAAAACATTAGAGGTTGCTCTAAATGGGAAAACGTACTTAGAAGTTAAGCTCGAAAGCAAGAATGTTGGGATTGATGAAGTTGTTGTAACAGCAATGGGTATCAAACGTTCGGAAAAGAGCTTGGCATACGCAACTCAGAAGCTATCTGGTAAGGAGTTGACCGCAGTTCCTTCGTCTAACTTCTTGGGTAATCTTGCTGGTAAGACATCGGGGATGCAGGTTTCAAGTTCTGGCTCTGGTGTCGGAAGTTCAGTGAAGATTGTGCTACGCGGTAATCGTTCTATCCAAGGGAATAACCAACCTTTATATATCGTTGATGGAACTCCAATTAGTAGCGGAAACTTCTCTCAGACTGGAGCAGAAGGTGGCTACGGTGGTGGCGTTGATGCAGGTGGTGGACTTGCAGGTATCAACCCAGATGATATCGAAAGTATTAACGTTCTAAAAGGAGCAACAGCTGCTGCATTGTACGGAAGCCAAGCTTCTAATGGTGTAATTGTAATTACAACTAAGCGTGGTAGCTCTGAGAAAACAGTGGTGAACTTTACCTCTACTATCCAAACAGATATCCCATACATGACCTATAAGTTTCAAGATAGGTATACTATGGGTGTCGATGGTGTAAAGAAAGCATCTAGCGATGCATGGGGGACAAAACGTGCAGGAGAGGATTTAAGCAACTCGTTTGTTAGCGATTTCTTCAATACCGGAGTGATGTACCAAAACGGGATTTCAATTAGTGGCGGAAATAAAACTTCTCAAAACTTTATTTCGTACCAAAATACTTCTGCTTCAGGTATTGTGCCTGACAACGAATTTACTAAGCATAACTTTAGCTTGAGAAACTCATCAACCTTCTTCAATAAATTTGTAGAGGTAGATGGTAGTATTGCATTAACAAAACAGGATATCGAAAATGCACCAGCTGCTCCAGGTCAGTATTTTAACCCACTAGTTGGTCTTTTCTTATTTCCTAATGGAGCTTCAGATTTTAATACGTATAAGAACACCTATGAAGTTCCTGATCCATCCAGAAATGGTTTGATGAAGCAAAACTGGGTTAACGAAAGTGATATAAACAAAAATCCATACTGGTTGGTAAATAGACATTTATATTCAGTGGGAGTTGATAAGGTTATTACAAAGGCAAATGTGAAGTTTAATTTTACAGATTGGCTGAATTTGCAGGTTAGAGGTAGCTACGACAAAACAAATATTTTAAGTGAGCGTAAGGTATATTCGGGTATTACTACCGTTGCTGGTCGTGGAGGAAGATACAACCATGAGACAAACTCTAACACACAGGCATATGGAGATATGTTGTTGTCGCTAAATAAGGAGATCAACAAGTTTTCTGTAAATGCAACTCTTGGTTCAAGCGTAAATGATACAAAGCTGTATGTGGTTAATAATGATCTAGGAGATTTAGCAATTCCTAACTTATTTGACCTTCGCAATTTTGTAGGGAAAGGGAATGTAAATAATAAGAAGGAGCATAAGACGCTGCAATCTGTTTTTGGTACATTCTCTTTGGGATATGCTGATATTGCCTTCTTAGATGTTACAGCACGAAACGACTGGTCTTCTACGCTTCCTGCAAAAAACAGAAGCTACTTTTACCCTTCTGTGGGAACTTCTTTGATTTTTTCGCAGCTAATGAAGAATATGAACCTTAATCCAGAGTGGTTAGATTTTGGAAAGGTACGTTTTTCTTGGACTCAAGTTGGAAACGATATGCCTTGGGGCTTAACTGAGCCTGCTGATAAAATTAATAGCGGTGGTATTATTGAGGCAAACACCATAAAACCATTTACAGACTTAAAACCTGAGCGTTCTTCTTCTTTCGAAGGAGGTTTGACTCTTCGTGTATTAAACAATAGGTTGTCTTTTGATGTATCAGCATATCAAACTAATACCAAGAATCAGTATTTTTTGGTTGATAACACCTCTGGTTCAGGTTTCTCTAAGTACTACATAAATGCAGGAGAGGTTCGTAATAGAGGGATGGAATTTACCCTAGGATTTACACCAATAAAGGCTAAAGATTTTACATGGAACGGCTATTTGAACCTATCATTCAATAAGAATAAGATATTGTCTCTACCAAGCCAATATAAAGATAATGGGTTTGATTTGAGCGGAGCTGGATTTAAGTTTAGGCTTTATGAAGGTGAAGAATGGGGATTGATGTACGCTAAGCGTTTGAAAAGAGATGATCAAGGAAGGATAATCTTAACTAAGGTTATTGAAAATGGTGTAGAAAAGGGTTTACAGTTATCTCAAAGCAATAGCGAAGAGAAAATCGGAAATGTAAATCCAAAGTATATGCTTGGATTTAAAAATGAATTCACATACAAAAATCTATCGTTAGGCTTACTTGTAGACGGTAGAGTTGGTGGCAATGTTGTTTCGTTGACCCAAAACTTTTTAGATGGAGCAGGGCGTAGTGCTGTTACCGCTGATGCTAGAGATAACGGTGGTGTCCATATTAATGGAGTTTTAACTACAGTTGTTAAGGAAGCCGGGAAGCCTGATGCTACTACAACCACAAACTTTGATGGGAAAGTGGATGCTCAGCTTTATTACAAATCAGCACCAATTGGAGAAACAAATGTTTACAAGGCGACAAACTTTAGATTACGAGAGCTGTCTCTATCGTATGCGCTACCACAGACTGTTGTAAGCAAGTTAAAGGTTGTAAGTGGTGTGCGTCTTTCATTAGTTGGTCGAAATCTATTCTTTATTTATAAGGATGCTCCTTTTGATCCAGATAATATTTTGACTACATCAGGAAATGGTGGTTCTAATGCAGATAACTTCGGTTTGCCTACCACAAGAAGTTTTGGCTTTAGTTTGAATGTGAACTTTTAA
- a CDS encoding GH92 family glycosyl hydrolase has protein sequence MKKAAIALLLSLSLTEISGSAFAQEPISYVNTLMGTESTYQFSNGNTYPAVAVPWGMNFWSPQTGDNRSGWMYSYNDKEIRGFRQTHQPSPWINDYGTFAIMPISGDLKMVAKERGATYKQANQLAQPNYYRVTFDNGTTTELTATSRGSIFSIRFAPGQKKYVVVDAYDGGSAISISKDRRRITGYVKNNSGGVPANFANYFVIEFDKPILACGTSADDVLADGKLSAEAAKTAAYIQPDVKDGEVLTVRVASSFISPEQAELNFKKEVANKSFENVRKEASDKWNSLMGRIKVEGGSNEQLRTFYSCLYRVLLFPREFYEFDAAGMPTYYSPYDGKIHSGYMYTDNGFWDTFRAVHPLFTLVYPEVSERIMQSLVNVYNESGFLPEWASPGHRGCMIGNNSLSLITDAWMKGIRNFDANKALEAMVHQATTENEIHSVGRHGAPAYFKLGYVPYPDYNESTAKTLEYAYADWCLSQFAASLGKKDISKRFEKSSYSYRNVFDTKLGFVRGKDKNGKWIEPFDAVEWGGPFTEGSSWHWTWSVMHNVEDLSKLFGGHEAMGKRLDSLFTAPNTYKVGTYGFVIHEIAEMVALNMGQYAHGNQPIQHAIYLYNHVGQPWKAQYHLRDVMAKLYNAGSRGYCGDEDNGQTSAWYVFTAMGFYPVTPGKPEYVMGSPLFRKMTLSLSNGKKFVVEADNNSNANVYIESAQLKGKTFTKNFLTHKQIVDGGTLKVKMSSKPNKARGTKVSDLPYSLDKK, from the coding sequence ATGAAGAAAGCAGCTATTGCGCTTCTGCTATCCCTTTCTTTAACAGAGATAAGCGGATCGGCATTTGCACAGGAGCCCATCTCGTACGTTAACACGCTGATGGGAACCGAATCGACCTACCAGTTCTCTAATGGGAATACCTATCCTGCGGTGGCTGTCCCTTGGGGGATGAACTTTTGGAGCCCACAAACCGGAGATAATAGAAGTGGATGGATGTACTCCTACAACGATAAGGAGATCCGTGGGTTTCGTCAAACGCACCAGCCAAGTCCTTGGATTAACGACTACGGAACATTCGCCATCATGCCCATCTCGGGCGACCTAAAGATGGTTGCCAAAGAGCGCGGCGCAACCTACAAGCAGGCCAACCAGCTTGCACAACCCAACTACTACAGGGTAACCTTCGATAATGGAACTACCACCGAGCTTACAGCAACCTCGCGCGGCTCTATATTCAGCATTCGTTTTGCTCCAGGGCAAAAGAAGTATGTGGTGGTTGATGCCTACGATGGCGGAAGTGCCATTTCCATCAGCAAGGATCGTAGACGCATTACCGGCTACGTAAAAAATAATAGCGGCGGTGTTCCTGCCAACTTTGCCAACTACTTTGTTATCGAATTCGACAAGCCAATCCTTGCTTGCGGAACCTCTGCCGATGATGTGCTTGCCGATGGTAAGCTTTCAGCCGAGGCCGCTAAGACGGCAGCCTACATTCAACCCGATGTAAAGGATGGCGAGGTGCTAACCGTTCGTGTGGCATCGTCGTTTATCTCGCCCGAGCAGGCGGAGCTCAACTTTAAGAAGGAGGTGGCCAACAAGTCGTTTGAGAACGTAAGGAAGGAGGCCTCCGATAAGTGGAACTCGCTAATGGGACGCATTAAGGTGGAAGGCGGAAGCAACGAGCAGCTTAGAACGTTCTACTCCTGCCTGTACAGGGTGCTGCTATTCCCTCGCGAATTCTACGAGTTTGATGCTGCAGGAATGCCTACCTACTATAGCCCCTACGATGGTAAGATTCATAGCGGTTACATGTATACCGACAACGGCTTTTGGGATACCTTCCGTGCCGTTCACCCGCTATTTACCCTTGTTTACCCCGAAGTATCGGAAAGAATTATGCAGTCGTTGGTTAATGTGTACAACGAGAGCGGCTTTTTACCCGAGTGGGCAAGTCCAGGCCATCGCGGCTGTATGATTGGAAACAACTCCCTTTCGCTAATCACCGATGCTTGGATGAAGGGCATCCGCAACTTCGATGCGAATAAGGCGTTGGAGGCAATGGTACATCAGGCTACCACCGAAAATGAAATTCATTCGGTAGGTCGCCACGGAGCGCCTGCCTACTTTAAGCTAGGATACGTTCCCTACCCAGATTATAACGAGTCTACCGCCAAAACATTAGAGTACGCCTATGCCGACTGGTGCTTGTCTCAGTTTGCCGCATCGCTTGGCAAGAAGGATATCAGCAAGCGTTTCGAAAAGAGCAGCTACAGCTACCGAAATGTTTTTGATACCAAGCTAGGTTTTGTAAGAGGCAAGGATAAGAATGGAAAATGGATAGAACCATTTGATGCCGTAGAGTGGGGTGGACCATTTACCGAAGGTAGCTCGTGGCATTGGACTTGGAGCGTAATGCACAACGTGGAGGATTTGTCGAAGCTATTTGGCGGACATGAAGCTATGGGCAAACGTCTGGACTCCTTGTTTACCGCTCCTAATACCTACAAGGTGGGAACCTACGGTTTTGTAATCCACGAGATTGCCGAAATGGTTGCGTTGAATATGGGACAGTACGCGCATGGTAACCAACCCATACAGCACGCCATTTATCTGTACAACCACGTAGGACAACCTTGGAAGGCGCAATACCACCTCCGCGATGTAATGGCTAAGCTGTACAATGCAGGAAGTAGGGGGTACTGTGGCGATGAGGATAACGGACAAACTTCGGCTTGGTACGTATTTACCGCAATGGGATTCTACCCTGTAACACCAGGTAAGCCAGAGTACGTTATGGGTTCTCCTTTATTTAGGAAGATGACCCTAAGCCTTTCTAACGGCAAGAAATTTGTTGTTGAGGCCGACAATAATAGCAATGCCAACGTTTATATCGAATCGGCGCAGCTTAAGGGTAAGACCTTTACCAAAAACTTCCTAACCCACAAGCAGATTGTGGATGGAGGAACCTTAAAGGTAAAGATGTCGAGCAAGCCTAATAAGGCTAGAGGAACAAAAGTTTCCGACTTACCGTATTCGTTAGATAAGAAATAG
- a CDS encoding RNA polymerase sigma-70 factor produces the protein MVANTLSKDNTDNRKIVEMLKNGDEESFDAVYRYYFQKLYAFSCQYLCKDDAEEVVQDSMIWLWENRDKLIAELNLKTLLFTIVKNKSLNKISHYKVKQKVHQEIVDKFASKFESPDFYLETELFELYQEALKKVPEDFRRTYEMHRNDNLTHKEIAEKLNVSPQLVNYHIGQVLKILRSELKDYLPIMVALGIIKL, from the coding sequence ATGGTAGCCAATACCCTATCAAAGGATAACACCGACAATCGGAAAATCGTCGAAATGCTAAAAAATGGCGACGAGGAGAGTTTTGATGCGGTATACCGGTACTATTTTCAAAAGTTATACGCCTTCTCTTGCCAATACTTATGTAAAGATGATGCCGAGGAGGTTGTACAAGACTCCATGATTTGGCTTTGGGAAAATAGGGATAAGCTAATTGCAGAGCTTAACCTCAAAACCCTACTATTTACCATCGTCAAGAATAAATCGCTCAACAAAATATCGCACTACAAAGTAAAGCAAAAAGTACATCAGGAAATTGTTGACAAGTTCGCATCCAAATTTGAATCTCCCGATTTTTACCTAGAAACGGAGCTCTTTGAGCTATACCAGGAGGCGCTAAAAAAGGTGCCCGAAGATTTCCGGCGTACCTACGAAATGCACCGTAACGATAACCTCACCCACAAGGAGATTGCCGAAAAGCTGAACGTATCGCCTCAACTCGTAAACTACCACATAGGCCAAGTGCTTAAGATTCTCCGCTCGGAGCTTAAAGATTACCTCCCAATTATGGTTGCACTTGGAATCATCAAGCTATAG
- a CDS encoding FecR family protein yields the protein MKIDEILLLQYLRGNTTPLEDAEVEKWYDESLDNKKLLEQLYYTVFIGDRLNDMASVDVEKSLKDFKTMLERRNRKSKQQKWWGSKVASVAALFVGIIVTSAFFLTMINRQSKYTVITDAGEQSQVCLPDGSKVWVNSSSVLTYTSSLFSSTRNVTLTGEAYFNVTKDKHSPFIVNSKGISTKVFGTEFNVKARLEDAIVSTTLYSGSVSVCLPNAVNGEYLLKPGNRIEVDTKTRTVALSSISGQKYPIWIRGKFHFEQTTLLEITLALEKYYGVKFVFNDSSLKTERFTCDFYKDEGLGKILSILKMTRSIDYIRKGKTVYISRPSK from the coding sequence ATGAAAATAGATGAAATTTTACTTCTGCAGTATTTAAGAGGAAACACGACGCCGCTTGAGGATGCTGAAGTAGAAAAATGGTATGACGAGTCTCTTGATAATAAGAAGCTGCTGGAGCAGCTTTACTATACTGTTTTTATAGGTGATAGATTGAATGATATGGCAAGCGTAGATGTAGAGAAATCGCTGAAGGATTTTAAAACGATGCTTGAGAGGAGAAATAGAAAGAGCAAACAGCAAAAATGGTGGGGCAGTAAGGTAGCCTCTGTTGCTGCTCTTTTTGTTGGGATAATAGTGACTAGCGCATTTTTCTTGACAATGATTAATAGGCAGTCGAAATATACTGTAATAACGGATGCGGGAGAGCAATCTCAGGTTTGCTTGCCAGATGGATCAAAGGTCTGGGTTAACTCTTCCTCTGTTTTAACTTATACGTCATCGCTATTTTCGTCTACAAGAAATGTGACGCTAACGGGTGAGGCCTACTTTAACGTAACCAAGGATAAGCATTCTCCTTTTATTGTTAACAGCAAGGGGATTAGTACAAAGGTATTTGGAACTGAGTTTAATGTAAAGGCAAGGTTGGAAGATGCGATAGTTTCAACGACTCTCTATAGTGGTTCTGTTTCTGTTTGCCTTCCCAATGCGGTAAATGGCGAGTACTTGTTGAAACCCGGAAATAGGATTGAGGTGGATACAAAGACAAGAACAGTGGCACTCTCGTCTATCTCAGGGCAAAAATACCCAATATGGATAAGGGGTAAGTTTCACTTTGAGCAGACTACGCTGCTGGAGATAACGCTGGCTCTCGAAAAGTATTATGGTGTAAAATTCGTCTTTAACGACAGTAGCCTAAAAACGGAGCGCTTTACCTGCGACTTTTATAAGGATGAAGGCTTGGGTAAAATTCTTTCAATATTAAAGATGACCCGTAGCATTGATTACATCAGAAAGGGGAAGACCGTTTACATCAGCAGGCCTAGTAAGTAG